One Cryptomeria japonica chromosome 9, Sugi_1.0, whole genome shotgun sequence genomic window carries:
- the LOC131079586 gene encoding COBRA-like protein 2 isoform X1 — protein MEALNCRRWRFTSQMLLAFSLTLVFAFCPTGAYDPLDPNGNITIKWDVISWTPDGYVAVVTMNNFQQYRHIQAPGWTLGWTWAKKEVIWSMVGAQTTQQGDCSRYKGNIPHCCMKTPTVVDLLPGTPYNQQIANCCKGGVIASWAQDPVNAVGAFQVSVGSAGTSNTTVRLPKNFTLKAPGPGYTCGPAKKVKSSLFLSVDGRRFTQALMTWNVTCTYSQFLAQKTPTCCVSLSSFYNDTIVPCPVCTCGCQNNITQPGTCVEPKAQLLKTPGINTPTKNFAPLIQCTPHMCPVRIHWHVKLNYKAYWRVKVTVTNFNYRMNYSQWNIVAQHPNFDNITQLFSFNYKPLTPYGTINDTAMLWGVKYYNDMLMQAGPDGNVQSEILFQKDMRTFTFKQGWAFPRRIYFNGDDCVLPPPDAYPWLPNWSTSLQIEKAFIFVVSLLVSASLLAFL, from the exons ATGGAGGCACTCAACTGCAGAAGATGGCGTTTCACATCTCAAATGCTGCTGGCCTTCAGTTTAACTCTAGTCTTTGCATTCTGTCCAACTG GTGCTTATGACCCACTAGATCCAAATGGCAACATAACAATCAAATGGGATGTCATTTCCTGGACTCCAGATGGCTATGTG GCCGTTGTGACTATGAACAATTTTCAGCAGTACAGACATATCCAGGCTCCTGGATGGACATTGGGATGGACTTGGGCAAAGAAAGAAGTGATCTGGTCAATGGTTGGCGCCCAGACAACACAGCAAGGAGATTGCTCTCGATACAAGGGAAACATTCCACATTGTTGTATGAAAACTCCAACTGTTGTGGATTTGCTTCCTGGAACTCCTTATAACCAACAGATTGCTAATTGTTGCAAAGGTGGAGTGATTGCCTCTTGGGCCCAAGATCCTGTAAATGCTGTAGGTGCTTTCCAAGTTAGTGTTGGTAGTGCAGGGACATCAAATACAACAGTGCGCTTGCCCAAAAATTTTACTCTCAAGGCACCTGGTCCAGGATATACTTGTGGCCCAGCCAAGAAAGTTAAATCCAGTTTATTTCTATCTGTAGATGGCCGCCGGTTCACTCAAGCCCTTA TGACATGGAATGTAACATGTACATACTCCCAATTTCTAGCCCAGAAAACTCCAACTTGTTGTGTTTCACTATCATCATTCTACAATGATACTATAGTTCCATGTCCAGTTTGTACGTGTGGTTGTCAGAACAATATTACACAACCAGGCACTTGTGTAGA GCCAAAAGCACAGTTGCTGAAAACTCCAGGTATAAATACACCAACTAAGAACTTTGCCCCTCTCATACAGTGCACCCCCCACATGTGCCCAGTTAGGATACACTGGCACGTTAAGTTGAATTACAAAGCATATTGGCGAGTGAAAGTTACAGTCACAAATTTCAATTACAGAATGAATTACAGTCAGTGGAACATTGTTGCTCAGCATCCAAATTTTGACAACATAACTCAACTTTTCAGCTTCAACTATAAGCCACTAACTCCATATGGGACAATAA ATGATACTGCAATGCTTTGGGGAGTGAAATACTATAATGACATGCTTATGCAGGCAGGGCCTGATGGAAATGTGCAATCTGAAATACTTTTCCAGAAGGACATGCGAACATTTACTTTCAAACAAGGATGGGCTTTTCCACGGAGAATATATTTCAATGGTGATGATTGCGTGTTGCCACCTCCAGATGCTTATCCATGGTTGCCAAACTGGAGTACTTCCCTGCAGATTGAGAAGGCCTTTAtatttgttgtttctctcttggTTTCAGCATCTCTGTTGGCCTTCTTGTAG
- the LOC131079586 gene encoding COBRA-like protein 1 isoform X2, with protein MKRKAIITSVIRYGPDPSVIFIWGESLKSNAIRGLIYAELMDTASSHAVVTMNNFQQYRHIQAPGWTLGWTWAKKEVIWSMVGAQTTQQGDCSRYKGNIPHCCMKTPTVVDLLPGTPYNQQIANCCKGGVIASWAQDPVNAVGAFQVSVGSAGTSNTTVRLPKNFTLKAPGPGYTCGPAKKVKSSLFLSVDGRRFTQALMTWNVTCTYSQFLAQKTPTCCVSLSSFYNDTIVPCPVCTCGCQNNITQPGTCVEPKAQLLKTPGINTPTKNFAPLIQCTPHMCPVRIHWHVKLNYKAYWRVKVTVTNFNYRMNYSQWNIVAQHPNFDNITQLFSFNYKPLTPYGTINDTAMLWGVKYYNDMLMQAGPDGNVQSEILFQKDMRTFTFKQGWAFPRRIYFNGDDCVLPPPDAYPWLPNWSTSLQIEKAFIFVVSLLVSASLLAFL; from the exons ATGAAAAGGAAAGCAATTATAACCTCCGTGATTAGATACGGGCCAGATCCCAGTGTAATTTTTATTTGGGGAGAATCCTTGAAGAGCAATGCCATTCGAGGATTGATATATGCAGAGCTTATGGATACCGCTTCGTCACAT GCCGTTGTGACTATGAACAATTTTCAGCAGTACAGACATATCCAGGCTCCTGGATGGACATTGGGATGGACTTGGGCAAAGAAAGAAGTGATCTGGTCAATGGTTGGCGCCCAGACAACACAGCAAGGAGATTGCTCTCGATACAAGGGAAACATTCCACATTGTTGTATGAAAACTCCAACTGTTGTGGATTTGCTTCCTGGAACTCCTTATAACCAACAGATTGCTAATTGTTGCAAAGGTGGAGTGATTGCCTCTTGGGCCCAAGATCCTGTAAATGCTGTAGGTGCTTTCCAAGTTAGTGTTGGTAGTGCAGGGACATCAAATACAACAGTGCGCTTGCCCAAAAATTTTACTCTCAAGGCACCTGGTCCAGGATATACTTGTGGCCCAGCCAAGAAAGTTAAATCCAGTTTATTTCTATCTGTAGATGGCCGCCGGTTCACTCAAGCCCTTA TGACATGGAATGTAACATGTACATACTCCCAATTTCTAGCCCAGAAAACTCCAACTTGTTGTGTTTCACTATCATCATTCTACAATGATACTATAGTTCCATGTCCAGTTTGTACGTGTGGTTGTCAGAACAATATTACACAACCAGGCACTTGTGTAGA GCCAAAAGCACAGTTGCTGAAAACTCCAGGTATAAATACACCAACTAAGAACTTTGCCCCTCTCATACAGTGCACCCCCCACATGTGCCCAGTTAGGATACACTGGCACGTTAAGTTGAATTACAAAGCATATTGGCGAGTGAAAGTTACAGTCACAAATTTCAATTACAGAATGAATTACAGTCAGTGGAACATTGTTGCTCAGCATCCAAATTTTGACAACATAACTCAACTTTTCAGCTTCAACTATAAGCCACTAACTCCATATGGGACAATAA ATGATACTGCAATGCTTTGGGGAGTGAAATACTATAATGACATGCTTATGCAGGCAGGGCCTGATGGAAATGTGCAATCTGAAATACTTTTCCAGAAGGACATGCGAACATTTACTTTCAAACAAGGATGGGCTTTTCCACGGAGAATATATTTCAATGGTGATGATTGCGTGTTGCCACCTCCAGATGCTTATCCATGGTTGCCAAACTGGAGTACTTCCCTGCAGATTGAGAAGGCCTTTAtatttgttgtttctctcttggTTTCAGCATCTCTGTTGGCCTTCTTGTAG